From Heteronotia binoei isolate CCM8104 ecotype False Entrance Well chromosome 17, APGP_CSIRO_Hbin_v1, whole genome shotgun sequence, one genomic window encodes:
- the NT5C1A gene encoding cytosolic 5'-nucleotidase 1A: MDPAGLGHPEEKGDTVSKATSTGGQPKPVTWEDTKAFYANLSPQKKPKSPKPQNAITIAVSSRALFRMEEEQKIYSEQGVEAYVKYQLDHENEPFLPGAAFPFVKALEAVNTKLRELYPDSEELFDIVLVTNHHAQVGVRLINTINHYNLFIERFCMTGGNSPIGYLKAYHTNLYLSSDCEKVSEAIEEGIAAATIFSPNTDVQISEDQLRVAFDGDAVLFSDESEQIVKAQGLDKFFEHEKEHENKPLAQGPLKGFLEALGKLQKKFYSKGLRLECPIRTYLVTARSAASSGARALKTLRSWGLETDEALFLAGAPKGPLLKKICPHIFFDDQMFHVEGAKEMGTIAAHVPYGVAQKHRRAALGKQTQNSK, translated from the exons ATGGACCCAGCAGGACTTGGGCACCCGGAAGAGAAAGGGGACACTGTCAGCAAAGCAACCAGCACTGGAGGACAGCCAAAACCAGTGACTTGGGAAGATACCAAAGCCTTTTATGCCAACCTCTCCCCGCAAAAGAAACCCAAATCG CCAAAGCCACAAAATGCCATCACGATTGCTGTGTCGTCCCGAGCCTTATTCCGTATGGAAGAGGAGCAGAAGATCTACAGTGAGCAAGGTGTGGAGGCTTATGTCAAATACCAGCTGGATCATGAGAACGAGCCCTTCTTGCCTGGAGCAGCTTTTCCTTTCGTCAAG gctctggaAGCTGTCAATACCAAACTGCGGGAGCTGTACCCAGACAGTGAGGAACTCTTTGACATCGTCCTTGTGACCAACCACCACGCCCAAGTGGGAGTTCGCCTGATCAATACCATCAACCACTACA ACCTGTTCATTGAGCGGTTCTGCATGACAGGCGGAAACAGCCCCATTGGCTACCTGAAGGCCTACCACACCAACCTGTACCTGTCATCTGACTGTGAGAAAGTGAGTGAAGCCATAGAAGAGG GGATTGCTGCCGCCACTATCTTCAGTCCGAACACAGATGTGCAGATCTCTGAGGACCAGTTGCGTGTGGCTTTTGATGGGGACGCTGTCCTTTTTTCAGATGAATCTGAGCAGATAGTGAAGGCTCAGGGTCTCGACAAGTTCTTTGAACATGAGAAAGAGCATGAGAACAAACCGCTGGCTCAG GGACCTCTGAAAGGCTTCTTGGAAGCCCTTGGGAAGCTTCAGAAGAAGTTCTACTCCAAGGGCCTCCGTCTAGAATGTCCCATCCGCACGTACCTTGTCACAGCCCGTAGTGCTGCCAGTTCGGGGGCCCGAGCTCTAAAAACTCTCCGGAGCTGGGGGCTTGAAACAGATGAAGCCCTCTTTCTAGCAGGTGCCCCCAAGGGCCCCCTACTGAAGAAGATCTGCCCGCATATCTTCTTTGATGACCAGATGTTTCATGTTGAGGGGGCAAAGGAGATGGGCACGATTGCGGCCCATGTCCCCTATGGGGTGGCACAGAAACATAGGCGTGCAGCACTGGGAAAACAGACCCAGAACAGCAAGTAG